GTCAGGTGTGGGGGAttaactggcaattccaaattagTCCAGGGACTTTCAATGCCCCCTACCAAGTCTTACTGGAATAAGTCTGATGTCCCCAGAGATCTTTAATTGGATTAATAGAGTTTAATAATGTTATTTCATTCTCTACCTTAGTTGTCaaacaaaaatcacacatttCTCAGTAAACAGGAGACCTAGAATAAAACCCAAAATGTCCATGGAATAATATTGAATCAACAGAATTAAATAATAGCATGAAAATAAATTCACTGACCTGCTCTCCACTGGCCTTCTCCACTTATAGGCTCTTTGGGGCTTTTATCATGCTTCACTTCAATTCCTTCCTCCTTTGAGTTAGAAGTGGGCATTTCATAACTATATCGCTCAGGAGACactgaaagtaaaacattcaCACAATTAACTTTTTAATGCAATTCTTTACACCTTAAATGAATgggtataacaaaaataaacaagctaTCATGTCCCAAAACTGTATAAAATTATAATTACTACATGAAAAAAGAGTGATGTAATAGCCGTGTTGGAAGGGGGTCTGATCAGGGCACCTCTCAAGTACTATCTTACTCTAAACCAGTTTAGTGACTCAATTCAACCTAAGATGCACATCTCTGTGGTATGGAAAGGAACTTGATTCAAAACAGTCTGTTCTGAACATACACAGATACTTGCATACAAATGATTATTGTGCCAACTGCTGTGGTAAAGAGCTCACTAAGTCAATGCTATAAAAtacaacacacctttattttaaatattataacaagAATTCAACAAATTTTTGTTAACATCCATTGTAACCAACTACACAAACAACTCCATGAATGGTATCTGGAAAGAAGGGAATGTTTAATATTTTGGTGGTGGAGAGATGAAGTCTACTATGAAATCTATTTGGAATAAATAAGTTGTGTCACGTTTGACAATAAAGGACACAAGTAACTACAGAGTTCAGTAAAACCAGACACAGTGGGCAGACTGTAGAGTTCAAGAAAATATGGCCAAGGGCGTGTATATTTCAAGTAAGAAAATTATATGCTGAAGGTAAAGAATGCATTTCATATTAGggttaacaaatatataaaatacggACAGAAACATGCTCCTGGTACTTGTCAACTTATGCATCTATAAAAcatttggttttgattttgtttctgtccAATTTCTACCAAATTCTACGTGGGCATGCTTCTGTCTATTCGGACTAATCACACACAGATAATTGACGCACACATCAAATATTTTCTAAGAGGGATCAAGTTTATCACATTGGATACAACACAACGCCTCTCAGATTATATTCAAGACGACTTcaaaacaaatacttaaaggcaaTTATTACAGTGTTTGGAGGGGGGtcaaaatgtaacacattaccAAGGAGATGACAGATTTAAAATGAGCCCGATATTAACATTCACAATAAATCTATAAGTTTCCAATTATTTTCTAAAGATAATACAACCCCCCAGCCCCGCGACCACGTACAGAAACAATCTTATTTAGCTGCCTCCTCCTCACGAGCCTATCTACATCAATCCAATTTCTTACCGTACCGCACATACCTGTCCTTCGTCTTTTTTGGGTGACGAAAGAGATCAAATCATGCCGAGTAAGGATGCGCAACAGCTGTAGTAGATGGTTGAAACTGGACTCATTACACAAGCCTCGCTTCTCAAGTTGCAGGAGCAATTCTACACCGTTCTTTGGTCGGAGTGCATTGAAAGTACACAAGAGTTGATTAGAATTGGTGGTTGTTGTGCGTTGGTACCGCTGCCAAGCTCGCAGGAGACTAGGCGAAGGTCCGTTATCTTCGGGGCCCAAATCATCTTCGGCGGCCCGGTCCACCACCCATGTTGTTGGGTCCAACGGGTGAGAAGCCGGATAAAGCTCTTCCAATAAAAACGATAAGGCCTCAACGTCATTGTCCGTCAGATGAGAGCCGATCACATCAAACATTTCGTGCAGAGACTGCATTCCATAGTAGGTTAAGCACTCGTTTTCCTCCCAAGAATGGGTGATCAGTGGTCTTCGCTGTCCCGACATGCTGCAACAGTCCTAAACTCTCAACAGCGCCGTGCAACGGTAAGATTCAGTGCAGTTTACGACCCTTTAAACAGTAACCACGGGTCAGTTAACATAAAATACCAACACCTTTATTGTGCGCTATCGCTGTaatcatacataaataaaaatacacgtGAAGAACTTAACACCGAACACAAGCTCGTTCAGTCCCTGCAAACGAATCAAGCTAACTGCAATTATGAAACAAAACAACCGTTTTTAATGTCGATTAAACACAAGTCGTTTTAACTTAATACAGTATGTCGTTTTCTAAACCAATCGCCCTAACGATTTTCCAGAAATAGCTGGTCGTTTGCAAAAAAGTCTAAAAATTCCGTAACAACACCCTTATAATTTTTTAACTATGACTGAAAGTAGGGTAATTGCTCGTTTCTCGAATGTTCCGAGCAGTGTATGAAAAAAATGTCGAGAAAATGACCCTCACACTAACAGTTTTCGTTCTGTTTACTCAATTTTATACTATATACATATCCGCTCTCTCCAATTCACCCAACTAACTTCATGTAGATAACACTACGGCTCAAAAACAACTCATAAATGTCCTCTCCTCTGCAATATGCCTAAAGTCTATCTGCAATACACCCACCACTGCCTTCTGCCTCTGACTTCACAGGTCtcggattatttgcttttctggtAATTTCCAACAGCACGAGGGTTGTCATACACGTGACATGAAGACTGTTATGCAAGAAGAGTAAGCTGCACCAATCACAAAGGAGACTCCGCCCATGCGCAGCTGGGGCAAGGTTACGCTGCCGCCATATTagtaaaggaaaagagaaaagaatcgAAATCTCAGTACTTAAAATGGTGGATGTGGTGCGTTGCTTTAGAGACGGTAATGCATAGTGTAATTTTATGCTTGactatatatatagcaacaaaCACCGAGGAAGTAGCGATTTCAGTATATTTATCGGaaagaaagattttttaaaatacgatactgatattttaattttaacataaagTGTAGTATAATATGGTGCGCTTTTGATCGACACATTTTAAATCGGTAGAACTTCTCACTTTTCAGCTGCGACTAAATGTTCTGAATGCGCTTGGTCCATGGCCACGGTGGCTAGTTCTGGTGTTGTAATTCGCAGGAGTTTAATGTTATGCATTATCTACCCGTGTATGTGTCTGTAAAGTTCACACAAGATGTCCACATAAGGTTGGTTGGCTGGCGACTAAGACCCCAAAAAACTAAATTGTAAATTCGGAATATGGTTCCTAAATTTAATGGATTTGATGTAAacgcttttgtgtgtgtgtgtgtgtgtgtgtgtatatatatatatatatatatatatatatatatatatatatatatatatatatataatatattttagttgtattacatatttagttcacaaggaaaaataaagtaaaatacatttcgAGTAAAGGGCTGTTTCTTGTATGTTTGTACATTGTATATTTGTTTAGATTGTAAACGTGCTTAACTTTGTTGGTTTGTGTTTAGCCGTTTatagttaaaattaaaacatgttattaaaacattttattaggtTTTTggtatatttgtaaattttattttctaactcaCAATATTTTAATCTTTAACTGTGGCAGTGCATGAGTGTGTCCAGTGATTGCCTGGCACCCGTTTCAGGGTTGCTTCCTATCTTGTGTCAACTTCTGCTAGGATATGCTTTATGACCTTTGTAATTAACATAAACAGGTTCAAGCTGTGATTACATCTTTGTGGACAGTCTTTGCAAAAGGAGTTTCCTTAAGATTAGATGGGTATCTTAGTGAAAAGCAATTTTAACTCATGTTGATTATGAAGAATAAAACGTCACTTGATTTTTGAAGTGACACTGCAAATTCTGCGTTTAAAGTTTTTCTTGTGCTTTGTCAGTCTTCCATGAAGCTCAGTTTGTGAAGTACCTCAATAATGGTCTTATACCTGGTTTATCCCAGTTGTGGAAGAATGACATTCTAGTGAAAATGCTACAGTATAAGCTgtctaaaaatgaacaaaaaatgcagttaCAGAAATTACTAGATTAGGTCTCTTGTTTATTCTAAGGTTAAATGGTTTAAAATTTGAGAGTGGCATtgtagtgcagtggtagtgctgcttcctcgcaattaggagactaGTGTTCATATCCTGAGTCCTTTTGTAGAGCTTGTGTGTTCTCCgtaggtttgtgttttttttttgtcccacagtccaaagacataaaggttaggtggattggcagtgcTAAATTGGCCtaagtgagtgtgtgtatgttcaccctTCAGTGAACTGGCACCCCTTCCAGGTTTTATTCCTGACTTGTGCCTTATActttctgggataggctttagCTCCCCTGGGACCCTGCTCAGGatgaagcaggttcagaaaatagatggatggtttAAAGAtcattttcagttaattaaaaaataattaaattccaTTACCCaagattagtttttatttttttaataaagaaacacACCACCACTCACTATACCTTACACTGTGCATCATTTTTAAGCGTGTTCATGTAAAATGCGAAAGCACCTATTTTTGTCTTCATGTCTGTCTCTCCATATGAAACAGCTCAGCTCACAGTTGACAAATTTTGGTTAAACTTTGGTATACTTATTCTTGAAGCAGTTTTGTTGGGAAAGTCAGTATAACTGAGATATCTTGAACATATCAcattgtatacatttttgaaattttaagcaTTGCCAAATTTTCTAAATTGTCTTGTCTTAAAAGAGAATCATTCTCTGCAACCTCAAGTGCTGATTCATTTACATGTTCACATTTACCTTGAGAGAGGTTATTtccatttgtatattttcctttgcATGTCCAATGAATTATCCTGATAACAAAAGAAAACCCCTGTACAAGTTACTAAAATCACAATGGGGTTGCATATGTGGTGGGGAATTTATTGTCATATCATCTGGCTCTGTGGGGGCAAATTTCAGCATATTTTAACTCTCCATAGGGCACTTCTTTCAAGAATTTTATGTTTTAGGAAATATGAACTACAATTAGCCTTGACCCTCCACAGCCAATAACTAATAATAGTACATAATTCAATACAATGCTTACAAAAATGAGTTGCAATCTGATTATATTTAAAAGCTATTTGAGCAATTATAAACCTATCAGGGTGTAGTatttaactgcataatattttaaaatgctgttgaaaaaaacatattttatgtactAACACATTTTCCATTATTGTCACTTTGGACTACAACGtactgttacaaaaataatacataaaaaagtgATATTTCTGTCATTGGTTAAGTAAATAAGCAGAGTGTATTATAAGTAATTTGTCGCTGGTTTCTGTTTGTTGTCAGTTTTATAAGTAAGAAGTTTCCCAGTTTTAAAACAGTTAACTTAAGTCCCCAAGTGCCCCTGAATGTTTTGCTATTTGTATCTGCTCTTGTGTTGCAATCTTCCCACATGAATTGCCTTTTTCTGATTTCAGGGTCTTTCTCATACAATCTTTTAATTACGCTTACTATCATATATCCCTCATgttattcttcatttataaaggccaggatatcattttatatattttacttgttTCCCATTCTTCTATCCATCATGTTCTCTGCCTAATCCAATTTGGTTACACTCCTATGGTGCCAATTTTGTCTATTTATTTCCTGCATCTTTTTAGATGGCTTCTGGAATGTGCTTAATCAGGTGTACAAATAATTTCactgacaataaatttgaaattgAATCTTCAACTCTGTTTTACagatatctttttaaattaatttcctttttacCTTATTTATCTTGCTTTTCTAACTACAGTATTACACAGTAGCCACTTTTTTAGATAATCTGTTTAGATCCAGTTTTCCATAATAGACagttttgtatgaaatcttcagtttcttggcaaccTCTGGCATGGTACCTGAACTTTAGGAATTCCTGCACTTTGtttaacagaataacaggtttcagcagtACTAATGCACCCTAATAACCAGTTAGAATTTATATATGAGTAATTAAGGGTAAGTGAAGGGAATTCATCATTAGGGCACTGATGGAATAACTGCTGAAATgaggctttgcagtcatatgtgaataataaattaaaaataagtaatttcaGGCAGTAATAGCTATTAGCAACACTGGCAATTTCTTGACTGTGTTTTTAAAGCAATTTTAAGTTATGTTTATCAAAAATGGGTTGGAATtaaagtaatcaacgtagacctcaacATTAAGGTTTTGAAGGGCAccgtctattggaatgtattaaaatgcattacatttgtcatttcaattgatggtgcatcacaaacatttgtagtaataaaataagaGAGATATCAACCAAATGGACACAaatatttatccttttattaaggtgtgtGCTGGTTAGGTTGAGTGCCAGCTTGAGCCTGACTGTATGACATTGCATGTGGATGTGTGcttgagtgggccctgcaataaACTTGCTTGTTGTCCAGAGTCGTTTCCTGGCTTGTGTTTGCTTTTGCTGCCAAGATGAGCTTTGACCCGGCATTGGATTATACAGGTTTAAGAATATTGTGATGCATTATGTATTTATTCTAGGCGTGTAGGGTAAGATATACAACATGAAGTATAATTATGTGATTATTACGAATTTCTGTTTGCTCATGGTGCACTGCCaattacattatacagtacacattgACCGACCCGGACATACTGTTAAATGGAAACATTGAGAATTTCTATATAATTTatgttcatttaatattttggAGCAGGTAGACAAAACGAGAGTACCGCCCCACTTGTCCTAATAACAGGCCACAGCGCCCAGCCTGCCTGCCGTATGGGCCGGGCCGGCTTGTCACAATGGGGGGCGGTGAAACGCACTAGTATAGAGAGGCGTTTAGCACGTCCGGGTGCGTCACGAAGGCCACGtctgaaaacagaaaacacaagagcGGGGCTGCCGGTGAGTGATAATTTTTACACTTACTACCCAATGAGAAATTCCAGAAACCTTTAGTACGTTTGCAATCATGCCGCAGGTACTGATGGGGCGGAACAGCGCTAAGCGGCATTACATATATGATAATAAATGGCAATTAGCGACAACAGATTACGGAAAACAATATATGGAAGTAATTCCCCAATGGTTCTAACACACAGGAGAGGGGTACATTAAATCCTTAAGAAAAGAACAAAGGTCCTGCTTTGCTGATCTGGCAAAAAGCGGACAAGATCTTTCTGGAAGACCGACTACCACTGTGGCGCTGCGTGACTCACTCTATAGACAGCCAGTGTTTGTGTCCCTCCCACCCGACTACGAAACGCAATGACCAGCTGTTGCTAAACATGGCAGTTcacaataaatatacagttgCACTTACAGTGCCGTACGTTTTGAAATCATGTTTTCGTTTTATGTGATCACATTCTAAATCCCACTGTATGTTGTTCATTTTTGGAAACATCGACTCGGTATATTCCGTCCGTCAGCGATCTGAAGCATCCCTCCGGCAACAGGGAGTTTCAGGGTGGGTTTTTGTGACTCGTACTCTTCATGTAGTGTATTTGAAACTGTCTGATTTAATTCACATCTTAATGTAGTTTAACTGCCTCCAAGCATACATAATGTCCGC
This genomic window from Polypterus senegalus isolate Bchr_013 chromosome 12, ASM1683550v1, whole genome shotgun sequence contains:
- the dedd1 gene encoding death effector domain-containing 1 — protein: MSGQRRPLITHSWEENECLTYYGMQSLHEMFDVIGSHLTDNDVEALSFLLEELYPASHPLDPTTWVVDRAAEDDLGPEDNGPSPSLLRAWQRYQRTTTTNSNQLLCTFNALRPKNGVELLLQLEKRGLCNESSFNHLLQLLRILTRHDLISFVTQKRRRTVSPERYSYEMPTSNSKEEGIEVKHDKSPKEPISGEGQWRAGVDPNLSHSTSHTPRRGKKRRSGKLHKPRARGGESSLLQSSPVQDRVTCDIRLRVRAEYCEHDSILNGNVVSNKQHALERQFELFNQSNTILKSRDLGSIICDIKFSELSYLDAFWNDYLNGSLLEALKGVFITDSLKQAVGQEAIRLLVNVDEDDYEEGRRLLLENHPLQ